In Mucinivorans hirudinis, the DNA window GTTGCAACAATATCACCTGATTTCAGTATCTCACCCCTTTTCATTTTGGGCAACATACCCTCCTTCTCACCGCTCTCCTCGTCCGAGGACTCCATATATAGTTTGAGGAAACCGTCGAAAACTATCACCTCACCCGTTGCCACAAAGTGCTCTGTGTGTCCAGATACCGCGATTTTCACATTCGTTCGCTCCAATTCCGCATCAGCCATTTGCGATGCCACGGTGCGCTTCCAAATCAAGTCGTAGAGCTTTTTCTCTTGTGGAGTGGAGCCTGCGGCGCTATTCTCGATATATGTGGGGCGAATAGCCTCGTGCGCCTCTTGCGCCCCCTTAGACTTGGTCTGATATTGTCGTCTCTTGAAATATTTGTCGCCAAAAGTATTGGTAATCACCCCTTGAGACGTTCCCAATGCCAATGCCGAGAGGTTCGTGGAGTCGGTACGCATATATGTTATCAGACCGGCTTCGTAGAGTTTTTGCGCCACATTCATCGTCTGTGCCACCGAGAAGCCCAGTTTGCGCGATGCCTCCTGTTGCAGGGTCGAGGTTGTGAAGGGAGCTGCGGGCGTCCGCTTTGCCGGTGTCGTCTCGATGCTCTCAACAGCATAAGTGCATCCTTTGAGCGAGTTCAAAAATGCCTCAGCCTCAGCCATCGAGGCAATTCTATCTTTTAGTTCGGCACGAAATTTATCGCCCTGTGCTGTGGCGAACTCGGCAACAACTCTGTAATAGGCTGTCCAAGTAAAGTTTATAATCTCCCTCTCGCGCTCCACAATCAGTTTCACCGTCACAGACTGCACCCGTCCGGCAGAGAGTTGCGGCTTTACCTTGCGCCACAGCAGCGGCGAAAGCTCAAAGCCCACCAGCCTGTCCAAAATTCTGCGTGCCTGCTGTGCATTGACTAGGTCTGTATCTATGCCTCGCGGATTCTCCACGGCGTGAAGTATCGCTTGGGGGGTAATTTCGTGGAAAACAATGCGTTTTGTCTTAGCCTCGTTCAGCTCCAGTGTCTGGTATAGATGCCAAGCGATAGCCTCACCCTCGCGGTCCTCATCGGACGCCAAAAGTACCGTTTGTGCACTTTTTGCCGCCTTGCGTAGCTCGGAAACGACTTTCTGTTTGTCCTCAGAAATTTCGTAGGTGGGTATAAAGCCGTGCTCTATATCCACTGATGTACCGTGCTTAGCCAAGTCGCGGATGTGTCCGTAGCTCGACTTGACGGTATAATCTTTCCCGAGTATCTTCTCTATAGTTTTGGCTTTGGCGGGTGATTCGACAATAACGAGATTCATAGTAATTGCATTAATTATTCTGAGCGGTTGGAGGATGCTTGATTTTGCCTCCTAACCACTCAAAGCTAACTGCTCTAACTTCGGGGGGCTTCTGAAAATTAGTAAGTCATCATTCTGAGGTTATTCAGAGTAATATACCGTCGTTCTTTTGTTTTCATAGGCATCTTTTAATTTTTACTGTCAGTCACATAACTCGCTGTCTTACCGACAATTAAAATCTACTTGCTAAAAATTCCAAAACAACCAACTGCTAATTTTTAGACCCTCCCTTATTTAAGCAGTGTGTATGTTAATTTCAGTTTTGGCGGCTGTGCCGACGATGAGCCGTAGAAAACCGACCTATTAGGGCGGAGGTAGTAGGTCATCGCTGGCGCAATTTCCAATTCTTCGTACTTTATCTTTCCTGTAAAACGTCCTTGCAGGTATGATGATATATTGAGTTTATAGACTCCTATTGAGCGAACAAGCGATCCTCCCAGCGTATTGCCTCCCGTGGCGGGTTGATAGTCCGGCATAAATTCAAACTTTGGTAAATCTTTATAGGCAGACACGTTTAGAAACATTAGGTTATAATTTTCCCAAACCGGGTTGTGCACAAACAGAGTCAGTTCTGCCGCCTGCACCGCAATATCCTTGTATCCCAATTTCTGTGCCTCTTCTTTTATTGCATCTATTTGGCTCTGAGGGAAAACCATCTTTGTGGACAATCCTGCCGGAGCCGACACATAACATAGCTTGGTGCTGAGTGTTGAGTTTCCTATCTCCTTTACATCTACTCCTCCCACGGCAGGGTCAGCAAAGGTATAGTCCTGTTGAACGGTTTCGAAGTTGGTGTTATTAGGTGCCAACTGCGTGCTGTACATAATGAACGATATGTAGGTTGTGTCCGGCTTTTCGTTTTTGTTGTGGTAGTAGAGTTCCATCTTGGAGCCCGACAAATTCAGATTGTAGATACATCCCTCGCCCTCGCCTTTTTGCACGGTTTTGGTTTTGAAATATAGCCCCTTGAAAAACTTGTGGAACACAGTGTCGTAGTAGTATGGGTTGGTTTTATCCTGTGTGTTGATGAGAAACTTATCCATAAACTCCCGTGGTAACTTTCTAACAATCTGTGTTGGCGACTTGAGTGTGAAGCGCACCAACGGTTCGCCGGCAAGGTTCGGAGCCATTTCGTAGTCCGAATTGAAGCGACTCTTGTAGTCATATGTGCCCTTAAGCACTTCATAAACCTCT includes these proteins:
- a CDS encoding DNA topoisomerase I — encoded protein: MNLVIVESPAKAKTIEKILGKDYTVKSSYGHIRDLAKHGTSVDIEHGFIPTYEISEDKQKVVSELRKAAKSAQTVLLASDEDREGEAIAWHLYQTLELNEAKTKRIVFHEITPQAILHAVENPRGIDTDLVNAQQARRILDRLVGFELSPLLWRKVKPQLSAGRVQSVTVKLIVEREREIINFTWTAYYRVVAEFATAQGDKFRAELKDRIASMAEAEAFLNSLKGCTYAVESIETTPAKRTPAAPFTTSTLQQEASRKLGFSVAQTMNVAQKLYEAGLITYMRTDSTNLSALALGTSQGVITNTFGDKYFKRRQYQTKSKGAQEAHEAIRPTYIENSAAGSTPQEKKLYDLIWKRTVASQMADAELERTNVKIAVSGHTEHFVATGEVIVFDGFLKLYMESSDEESGEKEGMLPKMKRGEILKSGDIVATERFTQRPPRYSEASLVKKLEELGIGRPSTYAPTISTVINRGYVVKEDREGIKRDYNVLTLRGEKLSKSIKTENHGAEKSKLFPTDIGMVVTDYLQEHFANILRYDFTASVEKEFDDIAEGKLQWQKMLAAFYHPFHSSIEDAAENSSYTKTERLLGIDPATGKNVYAKVGRFGPMVQLGDNEEAGGEKLQEKPQEKPQEKPQEKPKYASLQSGQLVATITLPEALSLFALPRNIGQFEGKDVVIGVGRFGAYARHDSKFTSLKKWDDPYTITLERATELIREKQEQERNKNIATFGDIQVLNGRFGPYISFGGNNYKITKGTDASTLNEEDCRRIIAQAGEAPIKSTKPRSGKK